Proteins co-encoded in one Ponticoccus alexandrii genomic window:
- a CDS encoding glycerol-3-phosphate dehydrogenase/oxidase, translating to MSEAFDVVIIGAGVNGAGLYRDLCAQGLRCLIVDKGDFGSGTSAAPSRLIHGGLKYLETGELRLVAESTYERNLLLRNAPHLVKPLPTLLPIFSWTKGIGAALRTLLGSTTAPRSRGALLVKVGLAMYDFYGRRARVMPRHRMFSRRRALEEVPALTPRIAAVGRYHDATVTAPERLVLELVQDGARLSPGSEALNWTALAGRSGAVLHLDGPGGAREVTARLVVNAAGPWIDSVNRALAMPLPKQIGGTKGSHILLDHPELLRQLDGRMIYFEGNDGRILLVFPYHGRALVGSTDIPADDPDEAVCTPEEITYFMDALRDLLPGLSFDEGQIVYAYAGIRPLPNSEGVAPGLISRDHSAPVAEPEGDRPFPVIALIGGKWTTFRAFSAEVADTVLERLGHARRQGTDALRIGGGQDVPDEAAREGWIAKTAAATGASPERVALLLDRYGSTARAVADEEGAGPVLLGGTDLSEGEVRHIARTEQVVHLEDIVLRRTTLGVTGQASGAVIARLAEVAGAVLGWDEPRQAEEMTHCTETLTQRHNAPPS from the coding sequence ATGAGCGAGGCTTTCGACGTTGTCATCATCGGCGCGGGCGTGAACGGCGCGGGGCTGTACCGCGACCTCTGCGCGCAGGGCCTGCGCTGCCTGATTGTGGACAAAGGCGACTTTGGCTCGGGCACCTCTGCCGCCCCGTCGCGGCTGATCCACGGCGGGCTGAAGTACCTCGAAACCGGCGAGCTTCGGCTGGTGGCCGAGTCCACCTACGAGCGCAACCTGCTGCTGCGCAACGCCCCGCACCTCGTGAAGCCCTTGCCGACGCTGCTGCCGATCTTCTCGTGGACCAAGGGCATCGGGGCGGCGCTGCGCACGCTGCTGGGGTCGACCACCGCGCCGCGCAGCCGGGGGGCGCTGCTGGTGAAGGTGGGGCTGGCGATGTACGACTTCTACGGGCGCCGGGCGCGGGTCATGCCGCGCCATCGGATGTTCTCGCGTCGGCGCGCTCTGGAGGAGGTTCCCGCCCTGACGCCGCGCATCGCCGCCGTGGGCCGCTACCACGACGCCACCGTGACCGCGCCGGAACGGCTGGTGCTGGAACTGGTGCAGGACGGCGCGCGCCTGTCGCCGGGGTCCGAGGCGCTGAACTGGACGGCGCTGGCAGGGCGCAGCGGCGCGGTGCTGCATCTGGACGGTCCGGGCGGCGCACGAGAGGTGACGGCGCGGCTGGTGGTCAACGCCGCCGGGCCGTGGATCGACAGCGTGAACCGCGCGCTGGCCATGCCCCTGCCGAAACAAATTGGCGGCACCAAGGGGTCGCACATCCTGCTCGATCACCCCGAACTGCTGCGCCAGCTCGACGGGCGGATGATCTATTTCGAGGGCAACGACGGGCGCATCCTGCTGGTCTTTCCCTATCACGGACGGGCGCTGGTGGGGTCCACCGACATCCCTGCCGACGATCCCGACGAGGCCGTCTGCACGCCCGAAGAAATCACCTATTTCATGGACGCCCTGCGCGACCTGCTGCCGGGGCTGAGTTTCGACGAGGGGCAGATCGTCTATGCCTACGCGGGCATCCGACCGCTGCCGAACTCCGAAGGGGTGGCGCCGGGGTTGATCAGCCGCGACCACTCCGCCCCCGTGGCAGAGCCCGAGGGCGACCGCCCCTTCCCGGTGATCGCCCTGATCGGTGGCAAGTGGACGACCTTCCGCGCCTTCTCTGCCGAGGTGGCCGATACGGTGCTGGAGCGGTTGGGCCATGCGCGCCGTCAGGGCACCGACGCGTTGCGCATCGGCGGCGGGCAAGACGTGCCGGATGAGGCGGCGCGCGAGGGCTGGATCGCAAAGACCGCTGCCGCGACCGGTGCCTCGCCCGAGCGCGTGGCGCTGTTGCTAGACCGCTACGGAAGCACCGCGCGGGCCGTCGCCGACGAAGAGGGCGCCGGTCCGGTCCTGTTGGGGGGTACCGATCTCTCCGAGGGAGAGGTCCGCCACATTGCCCGGACCGAGCAGGTCGTGCATCTGGAGGACATCGTGCTGCGCCGCACCACGCTGGGCGTGACCGGGCAGGCCTCGGGCGCGGTGATCGCGCGTCTCGCCGAAGTCGCCGGCGCGGTGCTGGGCTGGGACGAGCCGCGGCAGGCGGAGGAGATGACGCACTGCACGGAAACGCTGACCCAGCGCCATAACGCGCCGCCTTCGTGA
- the oiaX gene encoding 3-oxo-isoapionate-4-phosphate decarboxylase OiaX has translation MTESRITVTYRLETPGDIEALAVKVASDQSTGTFTALPGETDAVRARCAARVEQVTMLADAERSGLPDDRSGPFHRADVKISFPLEAVGTDVAALMTICVHGAWSVRGLTGARVMDIDLPDEWSCHPGPQFGVAGSRRLMGVDEGVMIASIIKPSLGLLPGETAIVVKELCEAGVDFIKDDEKLMSPGYSLLEDRLKAIMPVIRDHEQKTGKRVMYAWGISSADPEEMMANHDLVLEHGGNAAVVNINAIGFGGMTYLRRRSRLCLHAHRNGWDVLTRHPAMGMEFRAYQKIWRLLGVDQFQINGIRAKYWEPDDSFVRSFSDVTTPIFAPEDCALPVVCSGQWGGQAVDTYDRTGGTLDLMYLGGGGIHGHPGGAAGGVRAIRQAWDAAAAGQSLEAQAQDHPELAAALATWG, from the coding sequence ATGACCGAGAGCAGGATCACCGTCACCTACCGGCTGGAAACGCCCGGCGACATCGAGGCTCTGGCGGTCAAGGTCGCCTCGGATCAGTCGACCGGCACCTTCACGGCGCTGCCCGGCGAGACCGATGCGGTGCGCGCGCGCTGCGCGGCCCGCGTCGAGCAGGTGACCATGCTGGCGGATGCAGAGCGGTCGGGCCTGCCGGACGACCGATCCGGCCCGTTCCACCGCGCCGACGTGAAGATTTCCTTCCCGCTGGAGGCCGTGGGCACCGATGTGGCGGCGCTGATGACGATCTGCGTGCATGGCGCGTGGTCGGTGCGCGGGCTGACCGGCGCCCGGGTGATGGACATCGACCTGCCGGACGAATGGTCCTGCCACCCCGGTCCGCAGTTCGGCGTGGCGGGCTCGCGCCGCCTGATGGGCGTGGACGAGGGCGTCATGATCGCCTCTATCATCAAGCCGTCGCTGGGGCTGTTGCCCGGCGAGACGGCGATTGTGGTGAAAGAACTGTGCGAGGCCGGTGTCGATTTCATCAAGGACGACGAAAAGCTGATGAGCCCCGGCTATTCGCTGCTGGAGGACCGGCTGAAGGCGATCATGCCGGTGATCCGCGACCACGAGCAGAAGACCGGCAAGCGGGTGATGTATGCATGGGGCATCTCTTCCGCCGATCCAGAAGAGATGATGGCGAACCACGATCTGGTGCTGGAGCACGGCGGCAATGCGGCGGTGGTGAACATCAACGCCATTGGCTTCGGCGGCATGACCTACCTGCGCAGGCGCTCGCGGCTGTGTCTGCACGCGCATCGCAACGGCTGGGATGTGCTGACGCGGCATCCGGCCATGGGGATGGAGTTCCGCGCCTACCAGAAGATCTGGCGTCTGCTGGGCGTCGATCAATTCCAGATCAATGGCATACGGGCGAAATACTGGGAGCCGGACGACAGCTTTGTCCGCAGTTTCTCGGATGTGACGACGCCGATCTTCGCGCCCGAGGATTGCGCGCTGCCGGTGGTCTGTTCAGGCCAGTGGGGCGGGCAGGCGGTGGACACCTACGACCGAACGGGCGGGACGCTCGACCTGATGTACCTTGGCGGCGGCGGCATCCACGGCCACCCGGGCGGGGCGGCGGGCGGCGTGCGCGCGATCCGGCAGGCGTGGGACGCGGCGGCGGCGGGCCAGTCGCTGGAGGCACAGGCGCAGGACCACCCGGAGCTTGCGGCAGCCCTGGCGACCTGGGGCTGA
- a CDS encoding ROK family transcriptional regulator codes for MRAHNERLVLTLIRQVGALPKAEIARMTGLSAQTVSVIMRALEAEGLLKKGEPLRGKVGQPSVPMSLVAEGAYFLGLKVGRRSLELVLTDFHGTVVGRQAQAHRFPSPDAVVRFATGAMETLLADLPQDRRTRVAGLGIAIPFRLHDWSDLLALEPGAMDAWRDRDIAAEIAAQCSFPVFLRNDASAACGAELVFGDQNRPRDFLYFFMGFFVGGGLVLDNTLYTGRTGNAAALGSIPIGIEGTTVRQLVDVASLVSLEKALKDGGHPSEGIWADCTDWDIPEPILDAWLRQAAEGLAYAIFSSVCLIDFESVMIDGWMPEPVRARLVDYTSEQLFRISVAGIDIPQVRAGTIGPDARALGAASLPLSERFLVDRNAFLKG; via the coding sequence GTGCGCGCGCACAACGAGCGGCTTGTGCTGACGTTAATCCGGCAGGTCGGGGCCTTGCCCAAGGCCGAGATCGCCCGCATGACCGGACTGTCGGCGCAGACGGTGTCGGTGATCATGCGCGCGCTCGAGGCCGAGGGCCTGCTGAAAAAGGGCGAGCCGCTGCGCGGAAAAGTCGGCCAGCCCTCGGTGCCCATGAGCCTTGTCGCAGAGGGCGCCTATTTCCTTGGCCTCAAGGTCGGGCGGCGGAGCCTTGAACTTGTGCTGACCGATTTTCACGGCACGGTCGTCGGGCGGCAGGCGCAGGCACACCGCTTCCCCTCGCCCGATGCGGTGGTGCGCTTCGCGACCGGGGCGATGGAGACGCTGCTGGCCGACCTGCCCCAGGACCGGCGCACGCGGGTCGCGGGGCTGGGGATCGCGATTCCCTTCCGCCTGCACGACTGGTCGGACCTCCTTGCGCTGGAGCCCGGCGCCATGGACGCTTGGCGCGACCGCGACATTGCCGCCGAGATCGCCGCACAGTGCAGCTTTCCCGTCTTCCTGCGCAACGATGCCTCTGCCGCCTGCGGGGCCGAACTGGTCTTCGGAGATCAGAACAGGCCGCGTGACTTCCTGTATTTCTTCATGGGATTCTTCGTCGGCGGCGGGCTGGTTCTGGACAATACGCTGTATACCGGGCGGACCGGGAACGCCGCCGCTCTGGGGTCGATCCCCATCGGGATCGAGGGCACGACGGTGCGGCAACTGGTCGATGTGGCCTCGCTGGTTTCTCTGGAAAAGGCATTGAAGGACGGCGGCCACCCTTCGGAGGGGATCTGGGCCGATTGCACGGACTGGGATATTCCCGAGCCGATCCTTGACGCATGGCTGAGGCAGGCGGCAGAGGGGCTGGCCTATGCCATTTTCTCCTCGGTCTGCCTGATCGACTTCGAAAGCGTAATGATCGACGGCTGGATGCCAGAGCCGGTGCGCGCACGACTGGTGGATTACACAAGCGAACAATTGTTCAGGATCAGCGTTGCCGGGATCGACATACCACAGGTGCGCGCCGGCACCATCGGCCCGGACGCCCGCGCCCTTGGCGCCGCAAGCCTGCCGCTGTCGGAACGCTTCCTTGTGGATCGCAACGCCTTTCTGAAAGGCTGA
- a CDS encoding four-carbon acid sugar kinase family protein gives MARLLSWFGDDFTGSTSVMEVLAFAGIDTVLFSDIPSPALMARFAGAQAVGIASTARTEGPEWMTANLPEPFSFLKGLGAPLLHYKVCSTFDSAPSSGNIGKAIEIGLEVTGSRAAPVLTGAPQNRRYQAFGHLFAGTFDGVFRLDRHPVMARHPVTPMHEADLLKHLAAQTDLPSALVDLEALWSDPQAALDRALQAGARMVSIDSMDPVTEEAAGRLLWENRAEMGFVAGSQGVEYALVRHWQKAGLIPPPQPLTGAGRVERIAVVSGSVSPSTARQIAWAAANGFEVIRFDAASVIRDPAQLDTEIARAIEAGAASRASPLVCSATGPDDPAVAAVRAALTSGTMSGPEANEMIGKALGRILDGILRETGLRRAVISGGDTSGHGMRALGIEALQALAPTIPAAPLCVGHGGGIHDGLQIALKGGQMGSEDFLGWIRDGGGPRG, from the coding sequence GTGGCGCGACTGCTGAGCTGGTTCGGGGACGACTTTACCGGGTCGACCTCGGTGATGGAGGTGCTGGCCTTTGCCGGGATCGACACGGTGCTGTTTTCCGACATCCCGTCGCCCGCCCTGATGGCGCGTTTCGCAGGGGCGCAGGCGGTGGGTATCGCCTCGACCGCGCGGACCGAGGGGCCAGAGTGGATGACGGCCAACCTGCCGGAGCCCTTCAGTTTTCTGAAGGGGCTGGGCGCGCCGCTCTTGCACTACAAGGTCTGTTCGACTTTCGATTCCGCGCCGAGCTCGGGGAATATCGGCAAGGCCATCGAGATCGGGCTGGAGGTGACCGGCAGCCGCGCTGCCCCGGTGCTGACCGGCGCGCCGCAGAACCGGCGCTATCAGGCCTTCGGGCATCTCTTCGCGGGCACCTTCGACGGCGTCTTCCGGCTGGACCGTCACCCGGTCATGGCGCGTCATCCGGTCACCCCGATGCATGAAGCGGACCTGCTGAAGCACCTCGCCGCGCAGACGGACCTGCCCTCGGCGCTGGTGGATCTGGAGGCGCTCTGGTCCGATCCGCAGGCGGCGCTGGATCGTGCGCTGCAGGCGGGGGCGCGCATGGTGTCCATCGACTCGATGGACCCGGTGACAGAGGAAGCCGCCGGGCGCCTGCTGTGGGAGAACCGCGCGGAAATGGGCTTTGTCGCGGGGTCGCAGGGCGTGGAATACGCGCTTGTCCGGCATTGGCAGAAGGCCGGGCTGATCCCGCCGCCACAGCCCCTGACCGGCGCGGGACGGGTCGAGCGCATCGCCGTCGTGTCGGGGTCCGTCTCGCCCTCGACCGCGCGGCAGATCGCATGGGCGGCGGCGAACGGGTTCGAGGTGATCCGTTTCGACGCGGCCAGCGTGATCCGCGACCCCGCGCAACTGGATACCGAGATCGCCAGGGCCATCGAGGCGGGCGCCGCGTCGCGGGCCAGCCCGCTGGTCTGTTCCGCCACCGGCCCGGACGACCCGGCGGTTGCCGCCGTGCGCGCGGCGCTGACGAGCGGAACCATGAGCGGCCCCGAGGCCAACGAGATGATCGGCAAGGCCCTGGGCCGCATCCTTGACGGCATCCTGCGGGAAACCGGGCTGCGCCGGGCGGTGATCTCGGGCGGCGACACATCGGGGCACGGGATGCGCGCGCTGGGTATCGAGGCGCTTCAGGCGCTGGCGCCGACGATCCCCGCCGCGCCGCTTTGTGTCGGCCATGGCGGCGGCATCCACGACGGGCTGCAGATCGCGCTGAAGGGCGGGCAAATGGGCAGCGAGGACTTCCTTGGCTGGATCCGCGACGGCGGCGGCCCACGCGGCTGA
- a CDS encoding phosphogluconate dehydrogenase C-terminal domain-containing protein: MTKLALLGAGGKMGVRLSLNLAKTDFEVSHVEVSEAGRARLKEAVGVDCVDQQEALDGAEVVVLAVPDTLIGKVASGIVPVLKPGTMVVILDAAAPYAGHLPERADITYFVTHPCHPMIFHNEPTEAARLDRFGGVAHPQGVVNALMQGPEEHYALGDKVAKAIYAPVRQTYRVTVEQLAYLEPGLSETVCASLLVVMKQAMDECVKQGISEECAKDFLLGHMNILGAVIFGVQEGQFSDACNKAIEFGIPALMKDDWKRVFDQQEIMDSIKRIT; encoded by the coding sequence ATGACGAAACTTGCCCTGCTCGGCGCCGGCGGCAAGATGGGCGTGCGCCTGTCTCTGAACCTTGCCAAGACGGATTTCGAGGTTTCCCATGTCGAAGTCTCCGAGGCCGGTCGCGCGCGCCTGAAAGAGGCGGTGGGCGTCGATTGCGTCGACCAGCAAGAGGCGCTTGACGGCGCCGAAGTGGTCGTTCTGGCGGTGCCGGATACGCTGATCGGCAAGGTCGCCTCGGGCATCGTGCCGGTGCTGAAACCGGGCACCATGGTCGTGATCCTCGACGCCGCCGCGCCCTATGCGGGCCACCTGCCCGAGCGCGCGGACATCACCTATTTCGTGACGCACCCCTGCCACCCGATGATCTTCCACAACGAGCCGACCGAGGCCGCGCGCCTCGACCGCTTCGGCGGCGTGGCCCATCCGCAAGGTGTCGTGAACGCGCTGATGCAGGGCCCGGAAGAGCATTACGCGCTGGGTGACAAGGTGGCCAAGGCGATCTATGCCCCCGTGCGCCAGACCTACCGTGTCACGGTCGAGCAGCTCGCCTATCTCGAGCCGGGTCTGTCCGAGACCGTCTGCGCCTCGCTGCTGGTGGTGATGAAGCAGGCCATGGACGAATGCGTGAAGCAGGGCATTTCCGAGGAATGCGCCAAGGATTTCCTGCTGGGCCACATGAACATCCTCGGCGCCGTGATCTTCGGCGTGCAGGAAGGCCAGTTCTCGGACGCCTGCAACAAGGCCATCGAGTTCGGCATCCCCGCGCTAATGAAGGACGACTGGAAGCGCGTCTTCGACCAGCAAGAGATCATGGATTCCATCAAGCGGATCACCTGA
- the nanR gene encoding transcriptional regulator NanR — protein sequence MTNEPEKITRRKLSDEVLDRLRKMIIAGELRPGDTMPSERALMARFGVGRPAVREALQTLHNSGLITISHGERSRVNQIDAETVFTQSDDIIRLVLAMEPANVDHLREARRMFELGMVRLAAERRTNDDLFDLEDTIVRQRAYLSQDLQQFIAADMAFHSKIAQIAGNPIIHAVSRAMVGWLFAFHQGMLHWSGNEEVTLAEHERILDRLRAQDAEGAVAEMATHLDRSSKAFSLHREDEGGNA from the coding sequence ATGACAAACGAACCCGAGAAGATCACCCGGCGCAAGCTGTCGGACGAGGTGCTCGACCGCCTGCGCAAGATGATCATCGCGGGAGAGTTGCGGCCCGGCGACACCATGCCGTCGGAACGGGCCCTGATGGCGCGCTTCGGCGTCGGGCGGCCCGCCGTGCGCGAGGCCCTGCAGACGCTGCACAACAGCGGGCTCATCACCATCAGCCATGGCGAACGGTCGCGGGTGAACCAGATCGACGCCGAGACGGTCTTTACCCAGTCCGACGACATCATCCGCCTCGTGCTGGCGATGGAACCCGCCAACGTCGACCACCTGCGCGAGGCGCGGCGGATGTTCGAGCTGGGCATGGTCCGGCTGGCCGCCGAACGGCGCACCAACGACGACCTCTTCGACCTCGAGGACACCATCGTCCGGCAGCGCGCCTACCTGTCGCAGGACCTGCAGCAGTTCATCGCCGCCGACATGGCCTTTCACTCCAAGATCGCGCAGATCGCGGGCAACCCGATCATCCACGCAGTATCGCGCGCCATGGTCGGCTGGCTCTTCGCCTTCCATCAGGGGATGCTGCACTGGTCCGGCAACGAAGAGGTGACGCTTGCGGAACACGAGCGCATCCTCGACCGCCTGCGCGCGCAGGATGCCGAGGGCGCCGTGGCCGAGATGGCCACGCATCTCGACCGCTCCAGCAAGGCCTTTTCCCTGCACCGCGAGGACGAGGGCGGAAACGCCTGA
- a CDS encoding RpiB/LacA/LacB family sugar-phosphate isomerase: MKVAIAGDSAGEGLAKTLADHLGAKYEVSEISRTDAGPDAFYANLSDRVASAVLAGEYDRAILVCGTGIGVAMSANKIPGIRAAQCHDTYSAAKASTSNNAQIITMGARVIGAELAKDIAEAFLSTAFDPEGRSAGNVQAINDVDAKYNKA, translated from the coding sequence ATGAAAGTCGCAATCGCCGGAGACAGCGCGGGCGAAGGCCTCGCCAAGACGCTCGCCGACCACCTTGGCGCCAAATACGAGGTGTCGGAAATCTCGCGCACCGATGCGGGCCCCGATGCCTTCTACGCCAACCTCTCGGACCGCGTGGCCAGCGCCGTTCTGGCCGGTGAATACGACCGCGCGATCCTTGTCTGCGGTACCGGCATCGGGGTCGCCATGTCGGCCAACAAGATCCCCGGCATCCGCGCCGCGCAGTGCCACGACACCTATTCCGCGGCCAAGGCCTCGACCTCGAACAATGCGCAGATCATCACCATGGGTGCGCGCGTGATCGGGGCAGAGCTGGCGAAGGACATCGCAGAGGCCTTCCTGTCGACCGCCTTCGATCCCGAGGGCCGCTCGGCGGGCAACGTGCAGGCGATCAACGACGTCGACGCGAAATACAACAAGGCGTGA
- a CDS encoding FGGY-family carbohydrate kinase, with product MSRILAIDSGLTVTKAVIFDLAGRPCGVARRNLAQIMPAPRRVERDMQDFWRQTAEAVREALEVSSTAPGDILCVAATAHGDGIYLLDKAGAPLGNGILSLDSRAERQVAGWEDTDLPARALVLTGQAPHVSAPSALLAWMMAEEPERFTRIGHILACKDWLCYCLCGVIGTDRTEASTSFTDVRTQEWSEAALDLYGLGALRHALPEAAHSAEVVGHVTPEAAALTGLAQGTPVAAGLHDVTASTLGIGAHTPGVIGVVAGTYSINEAVSDAPRTDVRWFCRNAITPGQWNSMSISPASTTNYDWFLDTLCATDRAAKGTAIHADLTPEIEAALARPSPILYHPYLFGSPMGAAPSAGFLGLRGWHGRGDMLAALLEGIAFNHRQHVDALRDGFGGDVARLTGGASRNPLVAQLFADVLNMPVTVTDTDEAAAWGAALCAGAAVGAFARFDADPRDLSDAVTHQPDPARAAHYEARYTVFREVAADLSQTYARLNALETMERGA from the coding sequence ATGAGCCGCATTCTCGCCATCGATAGCGGGCTGACCGTCACCAAGGCGGTGATCTTCGACCTTGCGGGCCGCCCCTGTGGCGTGGCGCGCCGGAACCTTGCGCAGATCATGCCCGCGCCGCGCCGGGTGGAACGCGACATGCAGGACTTCTGGCGCCAGACCGCAGAGGCGGTGCGCGAGGCGCTTGAGGTCAGCAGCACCGCCCCCGGGGACATCCTCTGCGTGGCGGCCACGGCCCATGGCGACGGCATCTACCTGCTGGACAAGGCCGGGGCGCCCTTGGGCAACGGCATCCTCTCTCTCGACAGTCGGGCCGAGCGGCAGGTGGCGGGTTGGGAGGACACCGACCTGCCCGCCCGCGCCTTGGTCCTGACCGGGCAGGCGCCGCATGTCTCGGCGCCCTCGGCGCTGCTGGCGTGGATGATGGCGGAAGAGCCGGAGCGTTTCACCCGCATCGGCCATATCCTCGCCTGCAAGGACTGGCTGTGCTATTGCCTCTGCGGCGTTATCGGCACCGACCGGACAGAGGCCAGCACCTCTTTCACCGACGTCAGGACGCAGGAGTGGTCCGAGGCGGCGCTGGATCTCTACGGGCTGGGCGCGCTGCGCCATGCCCTGCCCGAGGCCGCGCATTCCGCCGAAGTCGTGGGCCACGTGACGCCCGAGGCCGCCGCCCTGACCGGTCTGGCACAGGGCACGCCGGTTGCGGCGGGCCTGCACGACGTCACCGCCTCGACGCTGGGCATCGGTGCCCATACGCCCGGCGTGATCGGCGTCGTCGCGGGCACCTATTCCATCAACGAGGCTGTCTCTGACGCACCCAGAACCGACGTGCGCTGGTTCTGCCGGAACGCGATTACGCCGGGGCAGTGGAATTCCATGTCCATCTCGCCCGCCTCGACGACCAATTACGACTGGTTCCTCGACACGCTCTGTGCCACCGACCGGGCCGCCAAGGGTACGGCGATCCACGCCGACCTGACGCCGGAAATCGAGGCCGCCCTCGCGCGGCCCTCGCCGATCCTCTACCACCCCTACCTCTTCGGCTCGCCCATGGGCGCGGCCCCCAGCGCCGGGTTCCTTGGTCTGCGCGGCTGGCACGGGCGCGGCGACATGTTGGCCGCGCTGCTGGAAGGGATCGCCTTCAACCACCGCCAGCACGTTGACGCCCTGCGGGACGGCTTTGGCGGTGACGTGGCGCGCCTGACCGGGGGCGCCTCGCGCAACCCTTTGGTGGCGCAGCTTTTTGCAGATGTGCTGAACATGCCGGTGACGGTCACGGACACCGACGAGGCCGCAGCCTGGGGCGCGGCGCTGTGTGCCGGGGCCGCCGTGGGCGCCTTCGCGCGCTTCGACGCCGACCCGCGCGACCTGTCGGATGCGGTCACGCACCAGCCCGACCCAGCGCGCGCCGCCCACTATGAGGCCCGCTACACCGTCTTCCGCGAGGTGGCTGCGGACCTGTCGCAAACCTACGCGCGGCTCAATGCGCTGGAAACCATGGAGCGCGGGGCATGA
- a CDS encoding Gfo/Idh/MocA family protein — translation MKVALIGCGFFAINQLHGWQDATGAELVAVCDRDPERLRLVQEQFGVTRTYTDARAMFADGGIDTVDIATTVQSHRALVELAARHDVHVICQKPFAQTMQDARAMVAAVEATGKTLMVHENFRWQSAVRAAIDALRAGAIGEPFFGRVSFRSGYDVFTGQPYLAAGERFIIEDLGIHILDIARALFGDVRRLTATTRRINAKIEGEDVATMLLEHKDGVTCVVDCSYATRREPETFPESLLEIDGTGGTLRLDAGYRLTIQTPDGSETRDVSPPVLPWAERPWHNIQESVALIQQHFVDSVAAGTQPETSGADNVLTLALVEAAYLSAAEQRTVELSEI, via the coding sequence ATGAAAGTCGCGCTGATCGGATGCGGTTTTTTTGCCATCAACCAGCTGCATGGCTGGCAGGATGCCACGGGGGCCGAGTTGGTGGCGGTCTGCGACCGCGACCCCGAGCGATTGCGCCTCGTGCAGGAGCAGTTCGGCGTAACCCGCACCTATACCGACGCACGCGCGATGTTCGCGGACGGCGGCATTGACACGGTCGATATCGCCACCACGGTCCAGTCGCACCGTGCGCTGGTCGAACTGGCCGCCCGTCACGACGTGCATGTGATCTGCCAGAAGCCCTTCGCCCAGACCATGCAGGACGCCCGCGCCATGGTCGCCGCCGTCGAGGCCACCGGCAAGACGCTGATGGTCCACGAGAACTTCCGCTGGCAAAGCGCTGTGCGCGCGGCCATCGACGCCCTGCGCGCCGGCGCAATCGGAGAGCCCTTCTTTGGCCGCGTCAGCTTTCGCTCGGGCTACGACGTCTTCACCGGACAGCCCTACCTGGCAGCGGGCGAACGCTTCATCATCGAGGATCTCGGCATCCATATCCTCGACATTGCCCGCGCCCTGTTCGGCGACGTGCGCCGCCTGACCGCCACCACCCGCCGCATCAATGCGAAGATCGAGGGCGAGGATGTCGCCACCATGCTGCTGGAGCACAAGGATGGCGTGACCTGCGTGGTCGATTGCTCCTACGCCACCCGGCGCGAGCCAGAGACCTTCCCCGAAAGCCTGCTGGAGATCGACGGCACCGGCGGCACCCTGCGGCTGGACGCGGGCTACCGGCTGACCATCCAGACGCCCGACGGGTCCGAGACGCGCGACGTCAGCCCGCCGGTGCTGCCATGGGCCGAGCGCCCGTGGCACAACATTCAGGAAAGCGTGGCGCTGATCCAGCAGCACTTCGTCGACAGCGTCGCGGCGGGCACCCAGCCCGAAACCTCGGGCGCCGACAACGTCCTGACGCTGGCGCTGGTCGAGGCGGCCTATCTTTCCGCCGCAGAGCAGCGCACCGTCGAATTGTCCGAGATCTGA